CAGTCAGTTAAAAGCTAATGCTTAGCAAAAGAGTTTAACTCGATGTTTTTGCTTGCTCCGCGATCTCTGTGCCTCCGTAGTGGGCGTTGTCTTGATTTTCAGATGAACAACGAAGACCAGGAGGAACCATGATTCTCATCGTCGAAAACGACCCCCGCTGTCCGGCGGGGCTCTACGGCAAGCTCCTGCGGGACTGGCGGGTTTCCCACGGGGTGTGGCGTCCCTATGCCGGGGAAACCGCCCCGCCCCTGCGCCGGGCCGGCGGCGTCATCATCCTCGGCGGCACGTTGGGCGTTCATGATCAGGCGAGCCACCCCTTCCTGGCCCGGGTCAAGGCTTTCGTCCATGAGATCCTGGCGGAAAATCTGCCCTGCCTCGGCATCTGTCTCGGCGGCCAGCTGCTGGCCGAGGCTCTCGGCGCCGGGGTGCACTCCGGTCATTCCGGTGAACAGGGCTGCCATTCTTTGACCCTGAGCGCCGCTGGGCGCAAAGATCCGCTCTTCGCCGGGCTGCCCGACAGCTTTCCCGTCTTCCATTGGCACAACGACAGCTTCGAAGTCCCCGAAGGGGCCGAGCTTCTGGCCTCGACGGCCGATTGTCCGGCTCAGGCCATTCGTTACGGCAAGGCCTGGGGGGTGCAATTTCACCCGGAGATCGACGGGACAATCATGCGGGACTGGTGCGAAAAGGCCCTGGACAAAGGACCACTGATCACCG
This genomic stretch from Desulfuromonas acetexigens harbors:
- a CDS encoding type 1 glutamine amidotransferase, with the protein product MILIVENDPRCPAGLYGKLLRDWRVSHGVWRPYAGETAPPLRRAGGVIILGGTLGVHDQASHPFLARVKAFVHEILAENLPCLGICLGGQLLAEALGAGVHSGHSGEQGCHSLTLSAAGRKDPLFAGLPDSFPVFHWHNDSFEVPEGAELLASTADCPAQAIRYGKAWGVQFHPEIDGTIMRDWCEKALDKGPLITDFQRRQFSLHLVGEQLLQNFLGVVASCQSALSSRPNPAADRYCHIR